A genomic window from Aphelocoma coerulescens isolate FSJ_1873_10779 unplaced genomic scaffold, UR_Acoe_1.0 HiC_scaffold_140, whole genome shotgun sequence includes:
- the GNL1 gene encoding LOW QUALITY PROTEIN: guanine nucleotide-binding protein-like 1 (The sequence of the model RefSeq protein was modified relative to this genomic sequence to represent the inferred CDS: deleted 1 base in 1 codon), which translates to MPRKLPFSAKRKKQQLRDRRERKRGDAPAGPASGPGSRSGSRERGGDGPPGDPPAEPPGPPRRHDPGRFRLQLGGPRAEALERRRRRAQEELLEPLPESALELDPDSIYGPGLDFPRRPPWSFGMSPEELRAREEAAFSHFLRGLGQPGDPGASGASGASGELAPFEHNLETWRQLWRVLDMSDIVLLIADARHPALSVPPALAGHVTRELGKGLVLVLNKVDLTPPAVAVAWSHLLRGRFAPARVVPFSSAPAPPAPPELGLQKKPKPRGGRWGRAVGPRLLLEACEDIVGGAVDLSSWRARLERAERRGEGQQQQQEEEEEEEEEPPGGAEAEEEDEEDEEGAAGAPPRQWQRYRHGVLTLGCVGLPNAGKSSVLNALLGRPAVGVSRAPGRTRYFQTHFLARSVRLCDCPGLVFPSRAPPELQVLAGVYPIAQLQDPYSAVGFLGSRLALPPLLQLRPPSGPGWTAWELCEAWAEKRGYKTARAARNDVARAANGILRLAAEGRLRLCMTPPGYSAHKEQWEQHPETAAMAALTGGGAAPPAPPGDGSSSEEEEEEEEEEEGEGSDQATPPPSPAPNPFALLGEGEC; encoded by the exons ATGCCCCGCAAGCTCCCGTTCAGCGCCAAGCggaaaaagcagcagctccgGGACCGGCGGGAGCGGAAACGGGGCG ATGCCCCGGCCGGGCCGGCCTcgggccccggcagccgcaGCGGGAGCCGCGAGCGAGGCGGCGATGGcccccccggagaccccccCGCTGagcccccggggcccccccggcGCCACGACCCCGGCAG GTTCCggctgcagctg ggggggCCCCGGGCCGAGGCCCTGGAGCGGCGCCGGCGCCGGgcccaggaggagctgctggagccgctGCCCGAGAGCGCCCTGGAGCTGGACCCCGACAGCATCTACGGCCCCG ggctggacTTCCCCCGGCGGCCTCCCTGGAGCTTCGGGATGAGCCCCGAGGAGCTGCGGGCGCGGGAGGAGGCGGCGTTCAGCCACTTCCTGCGGGGCCTGGGCCAGCCCGGGGACCCCGGGGCCAGCGGGGCCAGCGGGGCCAGCGGGGAGCTGGCCCCCTTCGAGCACAACCTGGAg ACATGGCGGCAGCTCTGGCGGGTGCTGGACATGTCCGACATCGTGCTGCTCATCGCCGACGCCCGGCACCCG gCGCTGAGCGTGCCCCCCGCCCTGGCCGGCCACGTGACGCGGGAGTTGGGCAAGGGGCTGGTGCTGGTCCTCAACAAGGTGGACCTGACCCCGCCCGCGGTGGCCGTGGCCTGGAGCCACCTGCTGAGGGGCCGCTTCGCCCCCGCCCGCGTGGTGCCCTTCAGCTcggcccccgcgccgcccgcgccccccgagCTGG GGCTGCAGAAGAAGCCGAAGCCGCGGGGCGGGCGCTGGGGCCGGGCCGTGGGGCCGCGGCTGCTGCTCGAGGCCTGCGAGGACATCGTGGGGGGGGCCG TGGACCTGAGCAGCTGGCGGGCGCGGCTGGAGCGGGCGGagcggcggggggaggggcagcagcagcagcaggaggaggaggaggaggaggaggaggagcccccgggcggggccgaggccgaggaggaagatgaggaggatgaggagggggccGCGGGCGCCCCCCCCCGGCAGTGGCAGCGCTACCGGCACGGCGTGCTCACCCTGGGCTGCGTCG GGCTGCCGAACGCGGGGAAGTCGTCGGTGCTGAACGCGCTGCTGGGCCGCCCCGCGGTGGGCGTGTCCCGCGCCCCCGGCCGCACCCGCTACTTCCAGACGCATTTCCTGGCGCGCTCCGTGCGCCTCTGCGACTGCCCCGGCCTCGTCTTCCCGTCCCGCGCGCCGCCCGAGCTCCAG gtcctggcaggggtgTACCCCATCGCCCAGCTGCAGGACCCCTACTCTGCCGTGGGCTTCCTGGGCTCGCGCCTGGCCCTGCCCCCGCtgctgcagctgcggcccccgAGCGGCCCCGGCTGGACGGCCTGGGAGCTCTGCGAAG CCTGGGCAGAGAAGAGGGGCTACAAGACGGCGCGGGCGGCTCGCAACGACGTGGCCAGGGCGGCCAACGGGATCCTGCGGCTGGCGGCCGAGGGGCGGCTGCGCCTCTGCATGACCCCCCCGGGCTACAGCGCCCACAAAG agcagtgggagcagcaCCCCGAGACCGCGGCCATGGCGGCGCTgacggggggaggggcggcccccccggccccccccgggGACGGctccagctccgaggaggaggaagaggaggaggaagaggaggagggggaggggtcagaccaggccacgccccctcccagccccgcccccaaCCCCTTCGCCTTGCTGGGGGAGGGCGAGTGCTAA
- the LOC138100781 gene encoding ribonuclease P protein subunit p21-like isoform X2, producing MAAPVRDREALQRLNFLFQAAHWAVPRSPGLARFYLSTQRAAARRLVLRMTPSVKRRLCRRCCSLLAPGLGGGLRLRGHGQPRLVLRCLRCGRRRRYLCPTEPRPPEPRPPEPRPAEPRPPEPRPAEPRPPRQDTPTGAAP from the exons atggcggcgcccgTGAGGGACCGTGAGGCGCTGCAGCGGCTGAACTTCCTGTTCCAG GCCGCGCATTGGGCGGTGCCGCGGAGCCCCGGCCTGGCCCGGTTCTACCTCAGCACGCAGAgagcggcggcgcggcggctcGTGCTCAGGAT gaccccctcggTCAAACGCCGCCTCTGCCgccgctgctgctccctcctggcgCCCGGGCTGGGGGGCGGCCTCCGCCTCAGGG GGCATGGCCAGCCCCGCCTCGTCCTTCGCTGCCTCCGCTGCGGCCGCCGCCGGCGCTACCTGTGCCCAACGGAGCCACGCCCACCTGAGCCACGCCCACCTGAGCCACGCCCAGCTGAGCCACGCCCACCCGAGCCACGCCCAGCTGAGCCACGCCCACCTCGCCAGGACACGCCCACAG GCGCCGCGCCGTGA
- the LOC138100781 gene encoding ribonuclease P protein subunit p21-like isoform X1, protein MAAPVRDREALQRLNFLFQAAHWAVPRSPGLARFYLSTQRAAARRLVLRMTPSVKRRLCRRCCSLLAPGLGGGLRLRGHGQPRLVLRCLRCGRRRRYLCPTEPRPPEPRPPEPRPAEPRPPEPRPAEPRPPRQDTPTGVATPK, encoded by the exons atggcggcgcccgTGAGGGACCGTGAGGCGCTGCAGCGGCTGAACTTCCTGTTCCAG GCCGCGCATTGGGCGGTGCCGCGGAGCCCCGGCCTGGCCCGGTTCTACCTCAGCACGCAGAgagcggcggcgcggcggctcGTGCTCAGGAT gaccccctcggTCAAACGCCGCCTCTGCCgccgctgctgctccctcctggcgCCCGGGCTGGGGGGCGGCCTCCGCCTCAGGG GGCATGGCCAGCCCCGCCTCGTCCTTCGCTGCCTCCGCTGCGGCCGCCGCCGGCGCTACCTGTGCCCAACGGAGCCACGCCCACCTGAGCCACGCCCACCTGAGCCACGCCCAGCTGAGCCACGCCCACCCGAGCCACGCCCAGCTGAGCCACGCCCACCTCGCCAGGACACGCCCACAG GTGTGGCCACACCCAAATAA